DNA from Paraphotobacterium marinum:
AGAAAAAAAAATTAGTAATGTAATGATTAAATTGTTTCAAGTAAATAATTAATTTTAATGGAGCATATATGATTTAATACCATTCAAAAACATTTGAGTCGAAATCATCACTAACAATAAACCCATCAACCTTTCAACAGCTTTAAGGCCTTTCTCTCCGAGAAATTTACTAACAACATCGTAAAACATAAGGATAATAAAAGTTGCCAACCAAGCAATGAATACTGAAAGTGACCATTCAAAAATTTGAGCCGGATATTGGTTTGAAAAAAGCAATAATGACGCAATTGTAGATGGACCAGCTATCATAGGAATAGCCATAGGAACTATAAATGGTTCCTCACCAGCAGCTAGACCAGTCACACCACCAGGCTGTGGAAAAATCATTCTAATAGCAATCAAAAATAAAATAAGACCACCGGATATACTAACTGTTTCAGATGATACGTGTAAGAAAGATAATATTTGTTTACCAGCAAATAAAAAAAGTAATAAAATAAACAAAGCAATTACTAACTCACGTATCAAAACTTTTCTTCGTCTTTTAGGATCTATGTGTTTCAATATAGAAAGGATTACAGGGAGGTTCCCAAGAGGATCCATGATTAAAAATAAAGTTAGAGCTGCACTTAAAATTTCCATTAGATTGTCTTTTAAAAAAAAAATGATAGAATGAATTAGCGAAATAATAAATTATATAATTATAAATTTCCATAGATATCTCAACACAATCATAGAGAGTATTAAAATGTTTCAGATCATAGCGTCAGACTTAGATGGAACTCTTCTTAACAATGCCCATTTAATATCTGAAAAAACACTACAAACAATCCAAAAAGTTGAACAACAAAATATTACCTTTTCTTTTGCTACTGGGCGTCATCATCTAGATGTGTTAGAGATTAAAAAAAAGTTTAACTTAAACTCGTATATGATTACGTCAAATGGCGCAAGAATTCATGATGAAAACAACCATTTAATTTATCAAAAAAACCTTTCAACAAAAGTCGTTTTTGATATTTTGAACTATCTAAATGATAAACTAGCAGACAAAGAAAATATGATAGTTCACTTATATACTGATTCTGGGTGGTATATGGATAAAAAAGCTTCCACATTTGATAATCACTATAAAATATCAAACTTCAATTATCAATTATTTAACTTTAAGAAACCACCAACTGATAATATATTTAAATTACTGGTTACAAGTGAAAATAATGACCAAGAAACGTTAAACTTGATCGAAAAAAATCTACTAAAGATTTTTGGACAACAGTGCAATATTGCATTTTCAACGCCCACATGTTTAGAAATTATGGATAAAGAAGTTTCGAAAGGAAGTGCTCTTCAATATTTAGCTCAAAAAAAAGGAGTTTGTTTAAAGCAAACAATAGCCTTTGGTGATGGAATGAATGACTTAGAAATGTTATCTGTTGCAGGGAAAGGTTTAATCATGGAAAATGCTCATGAACGTTTAAAAAAAGCTCTGCCAAATAATGAAGTCATCGAAAACAATGAAGTTAATGGAGTAGCAAACTACATTGAAAAAATACTTGAAGCTTAACTCATTTAAAAATTAACTAATTAGTTAAAAGGTAAAATAGGTACCCTAAAAGCCTCATTTTACCTTTGTTACTCATAAAAAATAGATAAAATTAAGTTTATCAAGCATTCTTTCCCGCAACCCAGCCCGAACTCCAAGCCCACTGAAAATTATACCCACCCAACCATCCAGTGACATCTAGAGCTTCTCCAATAAAAAATAAACCAGGGATTGATTTAACTTCCATTGTTTTAGATGAAATAGCATCAGTATTTACCCCACCAAGAGTAACCTCAGCTGTCCTATAACCTTCACTTCCAGCTGGCTTAACAGCCCACTCTTGAAGTTGAGAAAGAATCTTTAAATCTTTGGATGATAGTTGCTTGATTGGAATATTTTTCAGTTTAAATAAAACCAATAGAGTTTCGGTTAATCGTTTAGCAAAATAAAAATTTAGAAATGTTTTTAACATACAATTTGGACGAGACTTTAAAGCCTCATCAAAATGAGACTTCAAACATACAGTTGGAAGTAAATTAATTTTTATATCTTCACCTTGATTCCAATAGGATGATATTTGAAGAACAGCAGGTCCCGATAAACCCCTGTGTGTAAAAAGCAAATCTTCACTAAACTCAGCTTTTTCATTAAAAACATTTACCGAGTGAGAAATACCTGAAATCTTCTCAGTCAAATCTTTCAAAATAGGATCCAGTGTTAATGGGACAAGTGCTGCTTTTGTAGGAACAATATCTAAGTCAAAAGATTCAGCGACTTTATATGCAAAAGGTGTAGCTCCAAGTCTTGGCATGGATAAACCACCAGAAGCAATAATTAGGGAATGTGCTTTATATTCACTATCATTACTTTTTATAAAAAAATAACCTTTTTCATCTTTTTTGACTTCGTCTATTTCTTGCTGATATCTAAAAGATACTTGGTTCTTTTCACATTCACTTAGAAGCATAGAGACAATATCTTTTGCAGATTGATCGCAGAATAATTGCCCCAATGTCTTCTCGTGATATGCAATATCATATTTTTCAACTAGAGAAATAAAATCCCATTGAGTGTATTGATTTAAAGCAGATTTGCAAAAATGAGGATTAGAAGAAATGTATTTAGAAGGCTCAATGTAGTAATTTGTAAAATTACAACGTCCCCCACCAGAAATTAAAATTTTTTTTCCTGGACGTTTAGCATGGTCAAGAACTAAAACCTTCTTATTCCTCTCCGAGGCAGAAATAGCTGCCATCAGACCTGCGGCACCAGCGCCAATTATTATTACATCAAACAAATTATCACTCTTCATAATCAAATATAGTCAAAAGCATCAGCGTACATATGCTCAAGCAAAGCACCTTTTGTTATAAGCATATCTCTAGCTCTACCAACCATAGGTACTGGCCCGCAAATATATATATCATAACTTGAATAGTCAATAAAATCTTTATCTAAAACATCAAGAACGTTGCCATATCTGCCATTCCAATGACTTTCATTGGATTCAATAGTTGCTTCATAATTAAAGTTTTTGTACTTCTGTTGATAAGCCAAAACTTGCTGATGACAATATAAATCTTTTTTGGTTTTTGTGCCCCAATAAACAAATATCGTTTCATCTTGATTATCTAAAATCACCTTTTCCATAATACTTTTGACATAAGAAAATCCTGTACCTCCTGCAATAAGTAATTTTGGACGGTTACTTTTTTCTCTAAGCCATGCGTTTCCATGACCTACATCAATACTAACTTTTTGATTCTGCATTTTTTTAGATTTAATATGTTCAATTACTTCATTTGCAAAATCACTATAACCTGAAGCACCTATATGCAATTCAATTTTTTGACTGTGGGGAACATTTGCTATAGAAAAAGGTCTTTTATCTTGCTCATTTAGTAAAAAAAACAAATACTGCCCAGCTTTAAAAGAGATCTCTTTATCCGCTTTAAGCATAACTTTATATGTATGATTACTTATTTGAACACACTCTGTAACATCACAATTTAATTGCATTTGTAGCCAACCTCTTAGTCAATTTTTAATTGATGCCATATATCATCAATTCTTTTTACAATATTAGGATCTTTTTGAATGGGAACTCCCCACTCTCTCTTAGTTTCTCCATTCCACTTATTTGTGGCGTCAATACCCATTTTTGAGCCTAAGCCAATTTCAGGAGAAGCAAAATCTAATGAATCAATTGGAGTATTACTTATTATAGTAGTGTCTCTGTCAGGATCTGTTCTAGTTGTGATTGCCCAAATTACATCTTCCCAATTTCTGGCATTAATATCATCATCACATACAATAACATATTTAGTATACATAAATTG
Protein-coding regions in this window:
- a CDS encoding YhgN family NAAT transporter, whose translation is MEILSAALTLFLIMDPLGNLPVILSILKHIDPKRRRKVLIRELVIALFILLLFLFAGKQILSFLHVSSETVSISGGLILFLIAIRMIFPQPGGVTGLAAGEEPFIVPMAIPMIAGPSTIASLLLFSNQYPAQIFEWSLSVFIAWLATFIILMFYDVVSKFLGEKGLKAVERLMGLLLVMISTQMFLNGIKSYMLH
- a CDS encoding Cof-type HAD-IIB family hydrolase, which codes for MFQIIASDLDGTLLNNAHLISEKTLQTIQKVEQQNITFSFATGRHHLDVLEIKKKFNLNSYMITSNGARIHDENNHLIYQKNLSTKVVFDILNYLNDKLADKENMIVHLYTDSGWYMDKKASTFDNHYKISNFNYQLFNFKKPPTDNIFKLLVTSENNDQETLNLIEKNLLKIFGQQCNIAFSTPTCLEIMDKEVSKGSALQYLAQKKGVCLKQTIAFGDGMNDLEMLSVAGKGLIMENAHERLKKALPNNEVIENNEVNGVANYIEKILEA
- a CDS encoding BaiN/RdsA family NAD(P)/FAD-dependent oxidoreductase, with the protein product MKSDNLFDVIIIGAGAAGLMAAISASERNKKVLVLDHAKRPGKKILISGGGRCNFTNYYIEPSKYISSNPHFCKSALNQYTQWDFISLVEKYDIAYHEKTLGQLFCDQSAKDIVSMLLSECEKNQVSFRYQQEIDEVKKDEKGYFFIKSNDSEYKAHSLIIASGGLSMPRLGATPFAYKVAESFDLDIVPTKAALVPLTLDPILKDLTEKISGISHSVNVFNEKAEFSEDLLFTHRGLSGPAVLQISSYWNQGEDIKINLLPTVCLKSHFDEALKSRPNCMLKTFLNFYFAKRLTETLLVLFKLKNIPIKQLSSKDLKILSQLQEWAVKPAGSEGYRTAEVTLGGVNTDAISSKTMEVKSIPGLFFIGEALDVTGWLGGYNFQWAWSSGWVAGKNA
- the fre gene encoding NAD(P)H-flavin reductase, translated to MQLNCDVTECVQISNHTYKVMLKADKEISFKAGQYLFFLLNEQDKRPFSIANVPHSQKIELHIGASGYSDFANEVIEHIKSKKMQNQKVSIDVGHGNAWLREKSNRPKLLIAGGTGFSYVKSIMEKVILDNQDETIFVYWGTKTKKDLYCHQQVLAYQQKYKNFNYEATIESNESHWNGRYGNVLDVLDKDFIDYSSYDIYICGPVPMVGRARDMLITKGALLEHMYADAFDYI